A part of Sandaracinaceae bacterium genomic DNA contains:
- a CDS encoding DUF1415 domain-containing protein, with amino-acid sequence MSDGPLEETARWIEEAVLGLSLCPFARVPWERERVHLALTDAPDEDGVAAALDAEIAALMDAPRSERETSLLVCTGCMADFGDFNEFLGVADALLAARGLEGVLQVASFHPAYRFRGEPEDDPAHFTNRSPYPTLHLLREESVTEAVLAHPDPDAIWQRNVVLLRGMSREALRKLRGGPA; translated from the coding sequence ATGTCGGACGGGCCGCTCGAGGAGACCGCGCGCTGGATCGAGGAGGCGGTGCTCGGCCTCTCGCTCTGCCCCTTCGCGCGCGTCCCGTGGGAGCGCGAGCGCGTGCACCTCGCGCTCACCGACGCGCCGGACGAGGACGGCGTCGCGGCGGCGCTGGACGCGGAGATCGCCGCGCTGATGGACGCCCCCCGGAGCGAGCGCGAGACCTCGCTGCTGGTGTGCACGGGCTGCATGGCCGACTTCGGCGACTTCAACGAATTCCTCGGCGTCGCCGACGCGCTGCTCGCGGCCCGGGGGCTCGAGGGCGTGCTGCAGGTGGCGAGCTTCCATCCGGCGTACCGCTTCCGAGGCGAGCCCGAAGACGACCCGGCGCACTTCACGAACCGCTCGCCGTACCCGACCCTGCACCTGCTGCGGGAAGAGAGCGTGACCGAGGCGGTGTTGGCGCACCCGGACCCGGACGCGATCTGGCAGCGGAACGTGGTGCTGCTGCGCGGGATGTCGCGCGAGGCGCTGAGGAAGCTCCGCGGCGGGCCGGCGTAG
- a CDS encoding VTT domain-containing protein, producing the protein MPPSAVALPAPTRLRRIARSLWRPSTLLALALIGGVVALDQWVRAIGGPEVLIERFGVGAPLLCVPVQTLLAAAPVPSELFTVAASSAYGWLAGAAIGVLGWTGGSMIQYGLARKSTSSAAAEAGLARLPAWLRRFPVGHPAFLIIGRWIPMGYHVVNVMSGIRRVPARRHLWCAIVGSVPGAVVWAGVGAGVQLL; encoded by the coding sequence GTGCCCCCCTCCGCCGTCGCCCTGCCCGCCCCGACCCGGCTGCGGCGGATCGCGCGGAGCCTGTGGAGGCCGAGCACCCTGCTGGCGCTCGCGCTCATCGGCGGCGTCGTGGCGCTCGACCAGTGGGTCCGGGCCATCGGCGGCCCCGAGGTGCTGATCGAGCGCTTCGGCGTGGGCGCGCCGCTCCTCTGCGTCCCGGTGCAGACCCTGCTCGCGGCCGCGCCGGTCCCGAGCGAGCTGTTTACGGTGGCCGCGTCGTCCGCCTACGGCTGGCTCGCGGGCGCCGCCATCGGCGTGCTCGGCTGGACCGGGGGCTCGATGATCCAGTACGGGCTCGCCCGCAAGAGCACCTCGTCCGCGGCGGCCGAGGCCGGCCTCGCGCGGCTCCCCGCCTGGCTGCGGCGCTTCCCGGTCGGTCACCCCGCGTTCCTCATCATCGGCCGGTGGATCCCGATGGGCTACCACGTCGTCAACGTGATGAGCGGCATACGACGCGTCCCGGCGCGTCGGCACCTCTGGTGCGCGATCGTCGGCTCGGTCCCCGGCGCGGTCGTCTGGGCCGGCGTCGGCGCGGGCGTGCAGCTCCTCTGA
- a CDS encoding glutaredoxin translates to MHDTDDLQLFVMPGCGWCQDVRDAADGLGVKLEERDVRADPEAFAALREARGRTTVPVLRIARQESVEWMGESRDIVAYLHRRFGTGKPPVRLGPYLQLAMWGLLLGGAVAGEPLRSALWTGACVVAGGRSLHVGWRTGAVTHWAIGATFLFGAVSIALSALEIADLPWWWAAFAVAAVLLVRALRPRAR, encoded by the coding sequence GTGCACGACACCGACGACCTCCAGCTCTTCGTCATGCCCGGCTGCGGCTGGTGCCAGGACGTGCGCGACGCGGCCGACGGCCTCGGCGTGAAGCTCGAGGAGCGCGACGTGCGGGCCGACCCCGAGGCCTTCGCCGCCCTCCGTGAGGCGCGCGGCCGCACCACCGTGCCCGTGCTCCGGATCGCCCGGCAGGAGTCCGTCGAGTGGATGGGCGAGTCGAGAGACATCGTCGCCTACCTGCACCGCCGCTTCGGCACGGGGAAGCCTCCGGTCCGTCTGGGCCCCTACCTCCAGCTCGCGATGTGGGGTCTGCTCCTCGGCGGCGCGGTGGCGGGTGAGCCGCTCCGCTCCGCGCTGTGGACGGGCGCGTGCGTCGTCGCGGGCGGCCGGAGCCTCCACGTCGGCTGGCGCACCGGCGCCGTCACCCACTGGGCGATCGGCGCGACCTTCCTGTTCGGCGCGGTGTCCATCGCGCTCTCCGCCCTCGAGATCGCCGACCTGCCCTGGTGGTGGGCCGCCTTCGCGGTGGCCGCGGTGCTGCTCGTTCGCGCCCTCCGCCCCCGCGCGCGCTGA
- a CDS encoding radical SAM protein yields the protein MARPQPVHNPPNPFESAHVEWEGPPPDVALEVFEEHAKSIVSENRSPDVGFRYSVNPYRGCFHGCIYCYARPSHQYLDFGAGTDFDRKIVVKVNAPELLERRVRKASWTFEPIAFSGNTDCYQPLEASYGLTRRCLEVCLAHATPVGVITKGTVIRRDIPLLAALHRRAGARVSVSCAFADDADRKVFDPYAPPVEARFETMRRLADAGVPVGVGCSPIIPGVNDSQIPEILGRAKEAGARHAFMTLLRLPAEVKPYFEVRVDALLPGRASKVKNGIRELRGGGANDARFHHRMRGRGARWAAIEQLFAMHVRKLGLNAEEGDDDLGAPPTRRPRGQLDLF from the coding sequence ATGGCGCGCCCGCAGCCGGTTCACAACCCGCCCAACCCGTTCGAGAGCGCGCACGTGGAGTGGGAGGGCCCGCCGCCGGACGTGGCGCTCGAGGTCTTCGAGGAGCACGCCAAGTCGATCGTCAGCGAGAACCGCAGCCCGGACGTCGGCTTCCGCTACAGCGTCAACCCGTACCGGGGCTGCTTTCACGGCTGCATCTACTGCTACGCCCGACCCAGCCACCAGTACCTCGACTTCGGCGCGGGGACCGACTTCGACCGGAAGATCGTGGTGAAGGTCAACGCGCCGGAGCTGCTCGAGCGCCGCGTCAGAAAGGCGAGCTGGACCTTCGAGCCCATCGCCTTCAGCGGCAACACCGACTGCTACCAGCCCCTCGAGGCGAGCTACGGGCTGACCCGTCGCTGCCTCGAGGTCTGCCTCGCGCACGCCACGCCGGTCGGCGTGATCACGAAGGGCACGGTGATCCGGCGCGACATCCCGCTCCTGGCCGCGCTGCACCGACGGGCCGGGGCGCGGGTCTCGGTGAGCTGCGCCTTCGCGGACGACGCGGATCGCAAGGTCTTCGATCCCTACGCGCCGCCGGTCGAGGCGCGCTTCGAGACGATGAGGCGGCTCGCCGACGCGGGGGTGCCGGTCGGGGTGGGCTGCTCCCCGATCATCCCGGGGGTCAACGACAGCCAGATCCCCGAGATCCTCGGCCGGGCGAAGGAGGCGGGCGCGCGCCACGCGTTCATGACGCTGCTCCGGCTCCCGGCGGAGGTGAAGCCCTACTTCGAGGTGCGCGTCGACGCGCTCCTGCCGGGGCGCGCGAGCAAGGTGAAGAACGGCATCCGGGAGCTGCGCGGCGGGGGCGCGAACGACGCCCGCTTCCACCACCGGATGCGAGGGCGCGGCGCGCGCTGGGCGGCCATCGAGCAGCTCTTCGCGATGCACGTGCGCAAGCTCGGGCTGAACGCCGAGGAGGGGGACGACGACTTGGGCGCGCCCCCCACCCGACGCCCTCGCGGGCAGCTCGATCTGTTCTGA
- a CDS encoding sigma-54 dependent transcriptional regulator, with protein MPQPSATTVLVVDDEPSNLQSLERIFGREDMRVLTAGSGREALDVCRNHRVDVVLTDLMMPGMSGIDLIKALKTVAPDAEVVVMTAYGTIETAVESMREGAYDFVEKPLKRMQIVKTVTKAAERHALVAENRTLKEELSALKNRPIVGSSGALRQALETAQQAAPSSANVLILGESGTGKELLARFIHERSQRDGAFVGVNLAALPETIVESELFGHEKGAFTGATSRREGRIGQADGGTLFLDEIGELTPAVQVKLLRVLQEGEFEPVGGTTQRATFRLIAATNRNLERAVEAGTFREDLYYRLHVIAITSPRLADRRDDVPLLVDHFLELYCRKNGKPRMAVTRDALDVLSGYSWPGNVRELENVIERAVVLSKDDQLTPDDLPAQITRAERRAGDLTFSIGTPLEEIERRVIRATLDHTRGDKQLAAQLLGISARTIYRKVD; from the coding sequence ATGCCCCAGCCCAGCGCGACCACGGTGCTCGTGGTGGACGACGAGCCGAGCAACCTCCAGTCCCTGGAGCGGATCTTCGGCCGGGAGGACATGCGGGTGCTGACGGCGGGGAGCGGCCGCGAGGCCCTCGACGTCTGCCGCAACCACCGGGTCGACGTGGTGCTGACGGATCTGATGATGCCGGGCATGAGCGGCATCGACCTGATCAAGGCCCTGAAGACGGTCGCGCCGGACGCCGAGGTGGTGGTGATGACCGCCTACGGCACCATCGAGACGGCGGTCGAGTCGATGCGCGAGGGCGCCTACGACTTCGTCGAGAAGCCGCTCAAGCGCATGCAGATCGTCAAGACCGTCACCAAGGCGGCCGAGCGGCACGCGCTGGTGGCCGAGAACCGGACCCTCAAGGAGGAGCTGAGCGCGCTCAAGAATCGCCCCATCGTGGGCAGCTCCGGCGCGCTCCGTCAGGCGCTCGAGACCGCGCAGCAGGCGGCGCCGTCCAGCGCCAACGTGCTCATCCTCGGCGAGAGCGGCACGGGCAAGGAGCTGCTCGCGCGCTTCATCCACGAGCGCAGCCAGCGCGACGGGGCGTTCGTGGGCGTGAACCTCGCCGCGCTGCCCGAGACCATCGTCGAGTCGGAGCTCTTCGGCCACGAGAAGGGCGCGTTCACCGGGGCGACCAGCCGTCGCGAGGGCCGGATCGGGCAGGCGGACGGCGGCACGCTCTTCCTGGACGAGATCGGCGAGCTGACCCCGGCCGTGCAGGTGAAGCTGCTCCGGGTGCTGCAGGAGGGCGAGTTCGAGCCGGTCGGCGGCACCACCCAGCGCGCGACCTTCCGGCTCATCGCGGCCACGAACCGCAACCTCGAGCGCGCGGTCGAGGCGGGCACGTTCCGCGAGGACCTCTACTACCGCCTGCACGTCATCGCGATCACCAGCCCGCGCCTCGCGGACCGCCGGGACGACGTGCCGCTGCTGGTGGACCACTTCCTCGAGCTCTACTGCCGCAAGAACGGCAAGCCGCGCATGGCCGTCACCCGCGACGCGCTCGACGTACTGAGCGGATACAGCTGGCCCGGCAACGTGCGCGAGCTCGAGAACGTCATCGAGCGCGCGGTGGTGCTGAGCAAGGACGACCAGCTCACCCCCGACGACCTCCCGGCGCAGATCACGCGCGCGGAGCGTCGCGCGGGCGACCTGACCTTCTCGATCGGCACGCCCCTCGAGGAGATCGAGCGCCGAGTGATCCGCGCCACTCTCGACCACACCCGGGGCGACAAGCAGCTCGCGGCGCAGCTCCTCGGCATCTCGGCCCGCACCATCTACCGCAAGGTGGACTGA